From Denitrovibrio acetiphilus DSM 12809, the proteins below share one genomic window:
- a CDS encoding murein transglycosylase domain-containing protein: protein MKKITITVVVLMCFVLAHADGFEDFKGQNEKEFESSKKEFTSYKQETEKAFETYKNIVNEEFESYKKNIEKYWDTVEVSTNTKWVEYLNNYRIRKIVDFETGEIRIDVLGGTPSDIKPVLKDLLKEDKGNAFRRDPVAFNTEKKLREQVPGVVTEKVSDDPVLEPVFSDNPLNATELDQLADKLINDSSVSTEISDKTGKHVTTAKIKLPADTYQKSAAKVKPFAENYAKEFKLNPALVMSVMYNESRFNPLAKSHVPAYGLMQIVPQSAGVDVMQFLEGKKKVLAPSYLYNAENNVKIGSAYLHILYYRYLKGINNPESRLYCSIAAYNTGAGNVAYAFNKNNGGRYSISRAVPVINSMSPQKVYEYLKFNLRYEEARNYIVNVSAKMKDY, encoded by the coding sequence ATGAAAAAAATTACTATAACTGTCGTGGTGCTGATGTGTTTTGTTCTGGCACATGCGGATGGATTTGAGGACTTTAAGGGGCAGAATGAAAAGGAGTTTGAAAGCTCTAAAAAAGAGTTTACTTCCTATAAGCAGGAGACCGAAAAGGCTTTTGAAACATACAAAAATATAGTAAATGAAGAGTTCGAAAGTTATAAAAAAAATATTGAAAAATACTGGGATACTGTGGAAGTTTCCACTAATACAAAGTGGGTTGAATATCTGAACAACTATCGTATCAGAAAGATAGTTGATTTCGAAACAGGTGAAATACGGATTGATGTTCTCGGCGGTACTCCATCAGACATCAAACCTGTCCTTAAAGACCTTTTGAAGGAAGACAAAGGAAATGCTTTCCGGCGGGATCCGGTTGCTTTTAACACTGAAAAGAAACTTCGTGAACAGGTTCCAGGAGTCGTGACGGAAAAGGTAAGTGATGACCCTGTACTTGAGCCTGTTTTTTCTGACAACCCTCTTAATGCAACTGAGCTTGACCAGCTTGCAGATAAGCTTATAAATGATTCGTCTGTTTCAACGGAGATATCTGATAAAACCGGCAAACATGTTACTACAGCAAAAATTAAACTGCCGGCAGACACTTATCAGAAATCAGCCGCAAAAGTGAAGCCTTTCGCTGAGAATTATGCAAAAGAGTTTAAGCTTAATCCGGCTCTGGTGATGTCGGTGATGTATAACGAAAGCCGCTTTAACCCTTTGGCAAAGTCACATGTTCCTGCATACGGTTTAATGCAGATAGTTCCCCAATCTGCCGGAGTAGATGTTATGCAGTTTCTCGAAGGTAAGAAGAAGGTGCTTGCTCCATCTTATCTTTATAATGCAGAGAATAATGTTAAAATCGGTTCAGCTTATCTGCATATTCTGTATTACCGATATCTGAAAGGTATAAACAACCCCGAAAGCAGGCTTTACTGCTCGATCGCTGCGTATAATACTGGTGCCGGCAATGTCGCCTATGCCTTTAATAAAAATAACGGCGGACGATACAGCATATCCAGGGCTGTTCCTGTCATAAACAGCATGAGCCCGCAGAAAGTTTATGAGTATC